The following are encoded together in the Flavobacteriales bacterium genome:
- the cysN gene encoding sulfate adenylyltransferase subunit CysN, with the protein MTEDGTIEKYDSTGYLDMELLRFTTAGSVDDGKSTLIGRLLYDSKSIFEDQMEAIQAVSDRKGEEYVNLALLTDGLRAEREQGITIDVAYRYFATPKRKFIIADTPGHIQYTRNMVTGASTANLAIILVDARHGVIEQTKRHAFIASLLQIPHVVVCVNKMDLEGFSEKAYEKVRKDFEDFSAKLDIKDVRFVPISALLGDNVVDRSKNMDWYQGPTLMHILENVHIGSDQNHIDSRFPVQYVVRPMTTEYHDYRGYAGRVAGGIFRAGDEISVLPSGFTSKIKSIDSMNGPVEKAFPPMSVTITLEDDIDISRGDMIVKVGNQPKQEQEFDVMMCWMSDRPMQVGGKYALKHTSRDARCIVKDVKYKMNINTMQKLEDDKQIGLNDIGRVTLRTTVPMFIDGYRKNRNTGSLILVDEATNNTVGAGMIV; encoded by the coding sequence ATGACTGAAGACGGAACAATAGAAAAATACGACAGCACTGGCTATCTGGATATGGAGCTTTTGCGTTTCACCACCGCAGGAAGCGTTGATGATGGTAAAAGCACACTGATCGGGCGTTTGCTTTATGATAGCAAATCGATCTTTGAAGATCAGATGGAAGCCATTCAGGCCGTAAGCGACCGTAAAGGCGAAGAGTACGTGAATCTTGCTTTGCTTACAGACGGATTGCGTGCTGAGCGTGAGCAGGGAATCACCATCGATGTGGCTTATCGTTATTTCGCCACACCAAAGCGAAAGTTCATCATTGCTGATACTCCAGGACACATCCAGTACACTAGAAACATGGTAACCGGAGCGTCAACAGCCAACTTGGCCATCATCCTTGTGGACGCACGACATGGTGTAATTGAGCAAACCAAACGGCACGCGTTCATTGCTTCATTGCTTCAGATTCCGCACGTGGTTGTTTGCGTGAATAAGATGGACCTTGAGGGATTCAGTGAGAAAGCCTACGAAAAGGTTCGGAAGGATTTTGAAGACTTCTCTGCTAAATTGGATATAAAGGATGTTCGCTTTGTGCCTATCAGCGCCTTGCTGGGAGACAATGTGGTGGATAGGTCTAAAAACATGGATTGGTATCAGGGACCAACGTTGATGCACATTCTGGAGAACGTACATATTGGAAGCGATCAGAACCATATTGATTCACGTTTCCCTGTTCAGTACGTTGTCCGGCCAATGACAACTGAATATCACGATTATCGTGGATATGCAGGCCGAGTAGCTGGTGGTATTTTCCGAGCAGGCGATGAGATTTCAGTACTTCCCTCAGGATTTACTTCAAAGATCAAGTCCATCGATTCTATGAATGGACCTGTTGAGAAGGCGTTTCCGCCAATGAGCGTCACGATTACCTTGGAAGATGATATTGATATCAGCCGAGGCGACATGATTGTAAAGGTTGGAAACCAGCCAAAACAGGAGCAAGAGTTTGACGTGATGATGTGCTGGATGAGCGACCGTCCGATGCAAGTTGGTGGAAAATATGCGTTGAAACACACTTCTCGCGATGCACGATGCATTGTAAAAGATGTCAAGTATAAGATGAACATCAATACCATGCAGAAACTTGAAGATGACAAGCAGATTGGCTTGAACGATATCGGTAGAGTTACGCTTAGAACAACTGTTCCAATGTTTATTGATGGTTATAGAAAGAACCGAAACACAGGATCGTTGATCTTAGTTGACGAGGCTACCAACAATACTGTTGGAGCTGGAATGATTGTCTGA
- the rfaE1 gene encoding D-glycero-beta-D-manno-heptose-7-phosphate kinase, whose amino-acid sequence MEPRPRILVIGDIMLDQYVAGKVTRISPEAPVPIVKVDREWSTLGGAGNVAANVSSLGAQVVLLGLVGGCVSGGIVAESCEKVGVQFAAVQSDQPTIVKTRVVSGQQIVRFDREEDLIWTTQQLAEFEANLLAQLPKSDIVLLSDYAKGTLSDEVLELIFKAANQHQKRVLVDPKRSDWTSYEGAFLITPNLAELEMTIAGKGIKNDDNMVVALCNKLRGQFKVQNIVATRSSYGMTVVSENGVLNIPTRALEVYDVSGAGDTVLAAFGVSLAEGKSLAESAFVANAAAGIVVSKLGTAVVHRAELDAFLKGHSKIISHSDISVFKHQNSGRKVVFTNGCFDVLHQGHRKLLQEARDLGDMLVVGLNSDDSIKRLKGETRPVNSVDQRVEALTALPFVDAIMVFSEDTPFELLQELRPNILVKGGDYLPQEIVGRDLVDEVVVIPLVEGVSTTNLLQKR is encoded by the coding sequence ATGGAACCCCGACCACGCATATTGGTAATTGGCGACATCATGCTCGACCAATATGTGGCGGGAAAGGTTACGCGTATCAGCCCAGAAGCACCGGTTCCGATTGTTAAGGTAGACCGAGAGTGGAGCACCCTTGGAGGAGCTGGAAATGTAGCTGCAAACGTATCTTCGTTAGGAGCTCAGGTCGTTTTGCTCGGACTTGTAGGTGGTTGCGTTTCTGGAGGAATTGTTGCTGAATCGTGTGAAAAAGTAGGGGTTCAATTCGCAGCTGTTCAGAGTGATCAGCCGACCATTGTAAAAACCCGTGTGGTTTCAGGTCAGCAGATAGTTAGATTTGATAGAGAAGAGGACCTAATTTGGACCACACAACAATTGGCTGAATTTGAAGCCAATCTGTTAGCGCAACTTCCGAAATCAGACATCGTGCTTCTATCGGATTATGCCAAAGGAACGCTGTCGGACGAGGTTCTCGAACTGATTTTCAAAGCAGCAAATCAACACCAGAAACGCGTTTTGGTGGATCCTAAACGGTCCGATTGGACGAGTTACGAAGGGGCATTTCTCATTACTCCGAACCTGGCCGAATTGGAAATGACCATTGCCGGAAAAGGCATCAAGAATGACGACAACATGGTTGTGGCGCTTTGCAATAAGCTCCGTGGGCAGTTCAAGGTGCAGAATATTGTTGCTACCCGTTCAAGCTATGGAATGACCGTTGTTTCCGAGAATGGAGTTTTGAACATCCCAACGCGTGCACTTGAAGTTTATGACGTAAGTGGAGCAGGAGATACCGTGCTGGCAGCGTTCGGTGTCAGTTTAGCAGAAGGAAAATCGTTGGCAGAAAGTGCTTTCGTTGCCAACGCTGCAGCTGGCATTGTTGTAAGTAAATTGGGCACAGCAGTTGTTCACCGTGCTGAACTAGATGCATTTCTTAAAGGACATTCTAAGATTATTTCTCATAGCGACATCTCCGTTTTCAAGCACCAGAACTCGGGTAGAAAAGTTGTTTTCACCAACGGCTGTTTCGATGTGTTGCATCAAGGACATAGAAAGTTATTGCAGGAAGCGCGTGACCTTGGCGATATGCTTGTGGTTGGATTGAACTCTGACGATTCCATCAAACGACTGAAAGGAGAAACGCGACCTGTCAATTCCGTTGACCAAAGGGTTGAAGCGCTGACTGCGTTACCTTTTGTGGATGCCATTATGGTATTTTCGGAAGACACACCTTTCGAGCTTCTTCAAGAACTTAGGCCCAATATTCTTGTAAAGGGTGGAGACTATCTTCCACAAGAAATTGTTGGCCGCGATTTGGTGGACGAAGTAGTTGTTATTCCGTTGGTGGAAGGCGTTTCTACAACCAACCTTTTACAGAAGCGATGA
- the cysD gene encoding sulfate adenylyltransferase subunit CysD, translated as MDSYKLTHLRELEAESIYVLREVAAQFENPVLLFSGGKDSIVVTHLARKAFWPAKIPFPLMHIDTGHNFTETIEFRDEMVERIGARLLVASVQESIDKGRVVEEKGVNASRNALQITPLLDAIEEHKFDCAIGGARRDEEKARAKERFFSHRDEFGQWDPKNQRPELWNIFNGKKNMGEHFRVFPISNWTEMDVWQYILLEEIPIPSLYFTHMRKCFERDGNLLAYADFMQLKDNEEVKEMQVRFRTIGDLTCTGATLSSASTLEDIIDEVASTRVTERGGRSDDRRSEAAMEDRKKQGYF; from the coding sequence ATGGATTCATACAAATTGACACACCTGAGAGAACTGGAAGCCGAATCAATTTATGTGCTTCGCGAAGTTGCCGCACAATTCGAAAATCCGGTTCTTCTTTTTTCCGGAGGAAAAGATTCAATTGTGGTAACACATTTGGCTCGGAAGGCTTTTTGGCCAGCAAAAATCCCATTTCCATTAATGCACATTGATACAGGCCACAATTTCACCGAAACGATTGAATTCCGCGATGAGATGGTAGAACGCATTGGAGCCCGATTGCTTGTGGCTTCAGTTCAAGAGAGCATCGATAAAGGACGTGTTGTAGAGGAAAAAGGAGTGAACGCAAGTAGAAATGCGTTGCAGATTACCCCATTGTTGGATGCAATTGAAGAGCACAAATTCGATTGTGCTATTGGCGGAGCAAGACGCGATGAGGAAAAGGCACGTGCCAAAGAAAGATTCTTCTCACACAGAGACGAATTCGGACAATGGGACCCTAAAAATCAGCGCCCAGAGCTTTGGAACATCTTCAACGGTAAGAAAAACATGGGCGAGCACTTCCGTGTGTTCCCAATTTCTAACTGGACTGAAATGGACGTGTGGCAGTACATTTTGCTAGAAGAAATTCCAATTCCTAGTCTCTATTTCACGCACATGCGTAAATGTTTTGAACGTGACGGAAATCTTTTGGCATATGCTGATTTCATGCAACTGAAAGACAATGAAGAGGTGAAAGAGATGCAGGTTCGCTTCCGGACTATTGGTGACCTTACCTGTACAGGAGCAACGCTATCTAGTGCTTCAACATTGGAAGACATCATTGATGAGGTTGCTTCGACAAGAGTAACAGAAAGAGGCGGACGTTCGGACGACAGACGTTCAGAAGCGGCAATGGAAGACAGAAAGAAACAAGGATATTTTTGA
- the cysC gene encoding adenylyl-sulfate kinase translates to MSTTPDNIHTTFDCILQRSDKETLLHQKGLVVWMTGLSGSGKTTIAVALEQMLAAEGILTQVLDGDNIRSGINNNLSFSEEDRKENIRRISEVSKLFVNCGIVTLNCFVSPTKDIRQQAKDILGDDMVEVFVNTPFEECEKRDVKGLYAKARAGQIKNFTGLDAPFEAPENPFLDVKTVGRSVEDCAKQIYDSVLPLIKQ, encoded by the coding sequence ATGAGCACCACTCCAGATAACATCCATACAACGTTCGACTGCATTTTGCAGCGGTCTGATAAGGAAACACTATTGCACCAAAAGGGGCTGGTGGTTTGGATGACAGGGTTATCGGGTTCTGGAAAGACCACCATTGCCGTTGCTTTAGAACAAATGTTGGCGGCAGAAGGCATACTGACTCAGGTTTTGGATGGGGATAATATCCGTTCTGGCATCAACAATAATCTGAGTTTTTCGGAAGAAGATAGGAAGGAGAATATCCGTAGGATTTCAGAAGTGTCGAAGCTTTTTGTCAATTGCGGAATTGTCACATTGAATTGCTTTGTGAGTCCTACAAAAGACATCCGCCAGCAGGCAAAAGACATTCTTGGCGATGATATGGTGGAGGTTTTCGTGAATACACCTTTTGAAGAATGCGAAAAGCGTGATGTCAAAGGGCTTTACGCCAAAGCACGAGCTGGACAGATCAAGAATTTTACTGGGTTGGATGCGCCCTTTGAGGCTCCTGAGAATCCGTTTTTAGATGTAAAAACCGTTGGTCGATCGGTAGAAGATTGCGCCAAACAAATTTATGATTCGGTACTGCCGCTGATCAAACAATAG